In Haloarchaeobius amylolyticus, the genomic window ACGAGTGATTCGATTCTATCGCTCATCAGATTGTGAAGCCCGCTTTGGTCAGGGCCTTCACCAAGTTCTTGTATCGTGAACTCGGTTTCGTGGGTGACTGCAAGTAGCCATAGTACTTCGTCAGTGGCCAGCGGCCGGAAGTTCTTCGTGGCATCGGTCGGCTGGATACGAAGGCAGGGCCGAATTTCTCGTTCCGTCTTGTCGGACACTGTTCGAGGTGATGCAATGAGGAATGAGGGACCTTCTGGTAACTGAGTGGTGTCTGACGTATGTGGGGCCTTGGTCGATGAATCCAGCAGGTCATAAACCAATTAGCGCGATACAAAGTGCAAGGCCCAGAAGTTGAGACTGGGGCTCTCAATGCATACGCGTTGGGACTGTTGCTTGGTAAGAAAACAGAACCGACTCATCAACCGGTCTCATGCAGCGTATTTCTGATCTAACACCGGTGAGTGATTCCTCCGGGTAGAGAATCTCCCCCTCCGGTTATCGTGACTTCTCACGTACTCGTACGTATGGGAGAACTCGAAACTGAAGCCGAGAAAACGCGGTCCGAAATTGCATCGTACCTCCGCGAACTCGCCGAGCAACTCGACGGCGACGACGCTGTGACGCTCAAACTCGGTGGGCAGCAGGTCCAGTTGGACCCGACGAACCCGGTGACGTTCAAGCTGGAAGGCGAGTCGGACTGGTCTGAAGGGGATACCGAGGCAAAACAGAGTATCGAGTTCGAGCTGGTCTGGTGGCGTGAAGCCCAGACGGCAGAGGAAGGAGCGCTGGATATCACTACCGAAGGTCAGTAACGCCCATTCAGTCCCTTAGACCTCTCCTATGTACGACTAGATCATCTTTCCCACAGATGGGAGCGAGCCAGCAGCATCGGTCCTCGACTATGCCCTCCAGATAGCCGCCGAGCACGGGGCAACGGTCCACGTCCTCAACGTCGTAGACACCAGCCAAGACAGCCCTCCCGGAGTACAAGATGATGTGAGTGACGCTCTGGAGCAGGAAGGAACGAAACAGCCCAGCGCGCTACAGAACGCGGCGTCACCGTGATCTCGGAGGTACTCCAGGGAGACCCGTATGAAGCGATTGTCGAGTATAGTACGCAGTCAGCCATCGAGTTGATGGTGATGCCGACCCACGGACAGCGTGGATTGCAGCGGTTTCTCCTGGGAAGCGTTACAGAGCGCGTTATCAACACCGCAGACGTCCCGGTGATCGCAGTCAATCCCGGGACCCAACCACTCACCTACCCGAGCCAAGAGCTTCTGGTTCCGACGGACGGCAGCCGTGGTTCGGAACTCGCAGTGTCCGAAGGAGTTGCCCTCGCAAACGCAACTGGTGCCAGGCTTCATCTACTCCACGCTGTCGAGACAGGAAGCCTCGGTCCGGATGCTCGCTCTCTGGTGAAAGACGAGGAACTCACCACCCGAGCGGACGAGATTATCGCAGACGCTATCGAGACTGCAGAGGCGGCGACGATCGATAGCATCGAGAGTGAGATCGAATTTGGTGTTCCGTCGAAAGAGATCCGAAGCTACATCGACGTGGCGATCCTCGGCACGCACGGCACGACCGATTTCAGCCGCTACATGATGGGTGGCGGAAGTGCGAAAATCGTCCGAACGTCGCCAGTTCCGGTGATGTGAGTTCGGGAGCCGGAATCGAGTAGCGGGTGAGACGCCTCCGCTGGTGGGTGACAAGCCACTTGAGCGTGATGCCCGTAGGGACTCACAGTACACATGTATGAGGACATTCTGCTCCCGTTCGATGGAAGCGATGGGGCTGCGGAGGCATTGCATCACACTGCCGAGATCGCACACTGGGCCGACGCCACGATCCACGTTCTGTTCGTCGCGGATACGAGACGCGATAGTGTCACGGTCGTCGAAACCCAGGTCGTTGACGCCCTTGTTCAGGAGGGCGAGGACATCGTCGAGGAAGCAGAAAAGACACTGGATACACTCGGCGTCGACTACGATTCCGACGTCGTCCAGGGGCATCCAGCGCCGACAATCGTCGAGTACGCCGAGCAATACGAGTACGACGTGATCGTGATGCCGACCCACGGTCGGGAGGGAGTGTCACGATACCTCATCGGAAGCGTCACGGAGAAAGTCGTCCGTCTATCTTCCGTCCCTGTCCTCACAGCGCGGATGCAGCCCGACGAACAGCTGGTGTTCCCCTACGAGACCATCCTCCTACCGACCGACGGGAGTGCTGGTGCGGCCCATGCTGCCGAGCATGGCCTCTCCCTGGCAGCGGCTCTCGATGCGACCGTTCACGTGCTGTCTGTCGTCGACGATACGTCGCTAGGTCTGGACGTTCGCTCCACGATTTCGGGACGAGAACGTGAACAGGCAGCGACCGACGCCGTTGACGACCTCGTGTCCGAGGCAGAGACACACGGCGTTTCGAATAGTGTCCGGCACGTCGAGCACGGGTCACCGATCGAGGTGGTACTCGACACCATCGACTCGAACGATATCCACGCCGTCGTGATGGGGACGACGGGGAGGCGCGGGAGCGATCGAATCCTTCTCGGGAGCGTCGCCGAGAAGACCGTCCGCTCTGCACCAGTTCCCGTCATCACAGTTGGACATGGGGAGTAGCGGTTCTATGAGCCGTTTCCGGGTATCGAACTTCCGTGCTTATTTACTGCGAGGGTTCAGTAGCAGGACACAATGACCCCGCTCGAGCTTAGCCTCCGCTTGGTCGCTGGTCTCGCTCTCATCTTGACCAACGGCTTCTTCGTCGCCATTGAGTTTGCGCTGACCCGGGCACGACAGTTCAGCGAACAAGAGTTCATTGATGGCACCCCGGCCCTCGAACGGGCGTGGGAGATGACGAACAACTTGGAGATCTATCTCACGACGTGTCAGGTCGGGATTACCGCATCCAGCATCGCAGTCGGGATCGTCGCAGAGCCCGCACTGGCGGCGTTATTCGAACCGTATTTCGCCACCACACCGCTCGCGTCGATCGGAGCGGGTGCGATAATCGCATTCGGGATCATCAATCTCGTCCATCTCACGCACGGCGAACAGACGCCGACCTACCTCGGTGTCGAGCGCTCCCGGCTGGTGTGCCGGTACGGGGCAACGCCGCTGTACTGGTTCAACTGGCTCATTTCTCCGCTCATTACGCTTGGCGACTGGGTCGCCAAGGCCACGCTCAAGCTGTTCGGTATCGAGATGACTGGGGCGTGGCTAGAAACCGAAGAAGAGGTTCTCGAATCACGAGCTCAACTCCGAAACCGGTTGAATTCGCTACTGGAAGAGGGTGAACTCCCGGAGGAGCGCCGCGACGAAGTCCTCGGCGCACTCGACATCGACGAGCTCTCGATTAGTGAAATTATGGTCCCGGCAGACGATATTATCGCGCTCTCGACCACCCGCTCGGTCGACGAGAACTTCGATCGCATCCGCAACACGCCACACACCCGGTTTCCACTAGTTGGTGAGGAACTGACCGACTTCCACGGAATTGTGTACGCACCGTCGATCATTGACCATTACGAAGACCTCGTGGACGGCACCATCTCCTTCACCGAAATCGCGGCACCCCCGATGACACTCGCGGCGGAGACGAACGTCAGCGACGCGTTCGATCAATTCCAGGCCGAGGACCAGGAACTCGCGCTCGTCCTCGAAGATGGTGACGTTGTGGGACTCCTCACAGCGACCGACACCCTCGAAGCGGTGATGGGCGAACTTGAGGACCCCCTCGACCAACGGGCATCGACCTGAAGATATCGCCTGCTACGAGCTCTGATCAGGGAAGCGGTTCCTTTTCACCAGCGATTCCGACTGTGACGAGGTGTTCGAGGAACTCGTCGAACCGCATCGAGGCCTACACACAGGTCGTGGACTTCTTCGACGAACACGTAGCCCAGCGACCCCACTCAGTCGTCAGGTTCGACGGGGATGTCGACGCCGCCGTCTGTCCTGTCACCGGACCCGTCCGTTTCCACCACTTCGGCGAGGTCCTCCAGTGCGAGCGTGACGTTGCGCTTGTTCGCCTTCCAGAGCGCGTCGAACACAGTACCGACGTAGGGGATGGATCCACCCGCCACGTCGATGGTAATGTTGGCGAGCATCTCCACCAGCGTTGTGAAGGAGACTCCGAGGTACGCCGACTCGGCGACGATGTACAGGGAGAAGGCGGCGCTCACCACGTCGCCAGCGAGGGGGAGTGCCCCCAGAACCGGGTCGACACCGATACGGACGCCGATGCCGGGGACGCGCACACTCTCGTCGAGGACGTACGCGACTGTCTCCATCCGCTTGAGCGCGGCCTCGTCGACGCTCCCCGGTAGTTCACCGTCGTAGTCGACGTCGAAGCGAGATTCGAAGTCCGCGGGCATGGGGGTAATGTTACGGGTTGGTGACGGAAAGTCTGTGCGGTGGGCGTCGTCCCGACGCCAGTCTCGGACCATTCATTCGTTCAACTTTAATGGCGGAGGATGTCGTAGAACGATTACCACACTAAAGAGCTAGATGAACGCTGAGGTGGGATGATTCCGGTCGTGAGGTATTTTGGCCTGCACCGGATAGTAATGAGAGTGTTCGGAGAAGACATTACGCCAGCAGCAGCAGTACTCGGTCCCGGAGATGACGCTGACGTAGCAATTGTCGGGGGTATTCATGGTGATGAACCGAGTGGCGTTCGGGCAGTCCGGGAAGTTCTCGAATCCTCCACGAACTTACAGCGACCGATACAACTCGTAGTAGCGAATCCGCCTGCCGTCGCGAGCCATCGCCGATACCTCGATGCCGACATGAACCGAGTGTTTCCAGGCGATCCAGCCAGCGAGGACCGCGAACGCCGACTCGCTGCTGCGCTCCTCAAAACAATCAGCGACTGTGGCGTCGTCCTCTCTCTCCATTCCACCCACTCCTACGATGATCCAATCGCGCTCGTTTCACGGTCACACCCCGAGGTACAGGCACTAGCCGCTCGCCTCCCAGTGTCTCACGTTGTTGACCAGACGCCCTGTTTCGAGGGAGCATTCGCAACGTCAGCACCCGTTCTCACTATCGAAGCAGGCCGAACGCGTACCGAGGAGGCGACAGAGAACGCGCGGCAAATCGTTGAGGCCTTCCTTCAGTTGGTTGATGCACTTCCTGGGGAACCGGTAGAGGTAGATTCGACATATTACACGATGACTGAAGCAGTCTTGACACAGCCGGACGCCAACTATGATCTCCTCGTCGACAACTTCGAAGTGGTCGAACCAGGGACAACCGTCGTACGTAGCGAGGGGGACGAATACGTAGCCGATACCTCCTTCGTTCCGATTCTGATGTCCGAAACAGGGTATGACGACATCCTCGGATACAAGGGCGCTGTCGCCGGCGAGACGCTTTCGTCAGCGCGCAACGCCTGGGGAGTCTCCCCGACTCCCAGGAACTAATTCATCCGTGTCGTTCCGTAGAGAGTAACTGTTTTCCTGAGGCAGACACCCCTGTCGTGAGTAGCCACCAGACTCTCTGCAGAAGGATGGCAACTGTTCTACGACATTCTCTAATGAAGGCCTTGGGAACCCTTCTATGACACCCTCTTAGTGGCGAACAAAGGCGAACTCTTCTGATTCAACCTGTCTGCGAAAGCGTTCGTGGGTTCGGATTCTGTGCCGGCTCGAATATTAATTCGTCCAGATCGGGGACCTCCTATCCGAACACCATCCAAGCAACCACCCAAGGTTATAAAATAACGTCCCGAAGTTCGAGTGAACGCGTGATATTTCGATCGACAGCTGTCACGACAGTACCACAGTTTGTTCGGAGGAGTCGATGAGTGAGACGGCGTCGACAGCGAGTTCGGTCCGGAGTATCGAGGGAGTCGGTGAACGAGCGTTGCATTGGCTCCTCCTCGGTGGGGATCGAATCGCCGTCACCGGCGTTCTCGTCGGCGCTGTCGCGGCGCTGTTTTTCGCACTCACCCAGCTCGGGTTGTTGGCCATCGGGCCAGGGAGTGCTGCGGCGTCGGCCTTCGCGAGCGGATTTATCTCCGGCACGGTGACCCTTGTCACTATCGCGCTATCCATCAACCAGCTGGTCCTCTCGCGCATGTTCGGCTCCCCCAGGGAACTGTTCAACCAGATGGACGGCACGCGCGACCTCCGCCGTCGGGTGCGGGAGCACGCCGGTGAGTCGTCCGTGCCGAACGATCCGGCGGATTTTCTCGGCCTGATCGCTGAGACGCTCACTGAACGCGCGAACCGCCTCAGTTCGGCGTTCGAGTCCAGTGACGATATTCCCGCCGAGGCCGAGGACTACGCGGCGGGAATCGCCACCTACGGTGAGAGCATCTCGGAGAAGATAGAGAGTCAGACAGCCATCGCGAACGTTCTCGCGGTCATCCTGGGTACCGAATACGCACGGAATATGACCGCGACAGAACATCTCCAGAACGAGTACGACCAGTTCTCTCCGGCCGCGGAGTCGGAACTCGATGCGATCGACGACCTCTTGGAGGCGATCGCCGTCACACGACAGTTCTTCAAGACACTCTCGCTCCAGCAGGACTTCGCTCGACTCTCCCGTGTGGTCGCGTACAGTGGCCTCGTAGCCCTCGCCGCCAGCGTCGCAATGGCCCTTATTTACCGGCCTGACTCCGTCACCGTTCCGGAACCGTATCTCCCGCTGTTGTTTAGCCTCGGTCTCGGGATCATCGTCACGCCACTTGCGGTGTTCATCGCGTACATGTTCCGTGCGGCAACCATCGCTCGCCACACTGTCTCAGTCGGCCCGTTCGTCCCACCCGAGGAGCGAACCGACAGCGAGTGATGCCTCCCACCGTCTCGTCCTACGAATGCTTTCGTGGCGGCTCCTCTCGGGCCCATGCAAACCGCCGACCCCTCGCGTCTACGACCGGCGGCTCCCGTGGGGTCGTTTCTTTACTCTTCGGTCGCCTCGATGGACTCGGCGACGGTCTCACCTTCGGTCCCCCAGACGACGTAACTGTAATTTCGCAGGGCGACGAACACGACGCCACCGACGAGGTTCCCCACCGTGGTGCGTGCGAGAAACTGCGCCCACTGGAGGTGGGAGATATCGGCGCCAGCGAGCATCCCGGCGATGACTTCGATGTTGCCAGCGACACAGTGTGAAAGGTGCCTGGTAGCTGACCGGCACAGCCCGCGAATGCTCCGAGAGTGGACGCCCCCGTCAGCTGGGGGAGCCTGCGACGGGAGAGCGGGCTCTGTCCGCTAGGCGGCACAGTTGTTCGGCCCCAGTTCGAGTTCCGTCGCCTCGCCCTCGTCATCGACGATCTCTTTGCCGATATTGATGGCGATAACTGTCTCGTAGTTCGGGGGCTTCTCCGGGGCATCCTCGGTCAATCGCTCGACGAACGCTTCGCGGTCGAGCCCGAGGAAGTCGAGTTCGTCGCGGAGGTTCCCGAGCCGGGCCTCGAGGGGTTCGCCCGGCGAGCCGTTCTCGTAGCGGCCGTCGCTCGTGACGGTGAGGTGGCCCGGCAGGATCGTCGTGTCGTCCGGGAGGTCGAGGATGGTCCCGTGGAGCGAGTCGTACAGTAGTTCTGCACCACGGGAGGCGTCGTCCTCGCCGAACTGGAGTTCCGTCCGCCCGACGGAGTCGACGAACAGCGTATCGCCCGTTAACAGGAGTTCGCCGTCGACGAGGTAGTTCATCATCTCCGAGGTGTGGCCAGGCGTGTGGTGCGCCTCGATCTCGACGTCACCCACGTCGATGACCTCGCCATCCGACACCGGTTCGTAGTCGTATTCGACACCGCGCTCGCTGGCTGCTTCGCCGAGGTGGTAGGGTACGCCGACCTCGTCGGCGAGCGCCGGACTGCCTGAGATATGGTCGGCGTGGACGTGCGTATCGAGCACACGCGATATGGAGAGCCCAGCGTCCTGGGCAGCAACTTTGAACTGGTCGGTTTGTCTGGTCGCATCGACCACCACGGCCTCATCCGCCGTTTCCGAGCCGATGACGTAGCCGAGACAGCCCTTCGCTCGGCGCTGGACCTGGCGGACGACGAGGTCGTCGCTGGCTGTCTCGATAGGGACGACCTCGTAGAGTTTGCTCCAGTCCTCCATGCCGCCAGTGACGACCGAGACGTCGTCGTAGCCGTGCTCTTCGAGGTCGAACGCGAACGGCGTCGACGTCAACCCCTTCCCACAGATTGCGACGACCGGCCGACTGTCGACCAGCGCGTTCACCTCGTTCAGTTGGTCCTCGCTCAGCCCCTCGTCGGGATCGTACGGGACGTTCTCTGCGTGGCGCACGTGCCAGGCCTCGAAGCTGTCTTCGGGACGCACGTCGATGAGCGTGAACTGTTCGTCGGCGTCGATCCTCCCCGCAAGTCGTTCCGGAGTGATGTTTTTGACCATGTATCTGCCTGTGTCGTGTCGAGTCCGTCGTTCGTCGGACCTGTCGCGTGCGCTGTCCCCATCTAGCGCGTTCGATTACGCCCTTCTTCGGGGAACGTGTTCCCACGAGGAATCAAGGACGTCTCGCAGTACGCATCACCACCCTGATAGTCGACGCCCGGCTGGATGAACGGATACGGCCCGTCTGCGGGCGTGTTCTGCGCCCGCCCACCGTCGTCTGCGGTCTCGACCAGCCCCATCACCTCGTAGTCGACAGGCGAGTGCTCTTCAAGATAGTCGACGATGACATCGACCGGTATCGTGTCGTCCTCGACCTCGACGTCCTGGAACGGGAAGCC contains:
- a CDS encoding universal stress protein, whose product is MYEDILLPFDGSDGAAEALHHTAEIAHWADATIHVLFVADTRRDSVTVVETQVVDALVQEGEDIVEEAEKTLDTLGVDYDSDVVQGHPAPTIVEYAEQYEYDVIVMPTHGREGVSRYLIGSVTEKVVRLSSVPVLTARMQPDEQLVFPYETILLPTDGSAGAAHAAEHGLSLAAALDATVHVLSVVDDTSLGLDVRSTISGREREQAATDAVDDLVSEAETHGVSNSVRHVEHGSPIEVVLDTIDSNDIHAVVMGTTGRRGSDRILLGSVAEKTVRSAPVPVITVGHGE
- a CDS encoding MBL fold metallo-hydrolase, whose translation is MVKNITPERLAGRIDADEQFTLIDVRPEDSFEAWHVRHAENVPYDPDEGLSEDQLNEVNALVDSRPVVAICGKGLTSTPFAFDLEEHGYDDVSVVTGGMEDWSKLYEVVPIETASDDLVVRQVQRRAKGCLGYVIGSETADEAVVVDATRQTDQFKVAAQDAGLSISRVLDTHVHADHISGSPALADEVGVPYHLGEAASERGVEYDYEPVSDGEVIDVGDVEIEAHHTPGHTSEMMNYLVDGELLLTGDTLFVDSVGRTELQFGEDDASRGAELLYDSLHGTILDLPDDTTILPGHLTVTSDGRYENGSPGEPLEARLGNLRDELDFLGLDREAFVERLTEDAPEKPPNYETVIAINIGKEIVDDEGEATELELGPNNCAA
- a CDS encoding DUF4112 domain-containing protein, whose amino-acid sequence is MPADFESRFDVDYDGELPGSVDEAALKRMETVAYVLDESVRVPGIGVRIGVDPVLGALPLAGDVVSAAFSLYIVAESAYLGVSFTTLVEMLANITIDVAGGSIPYVGTVFDALWKANKRNVTLALEDLAEVVETDGSGDRTDGGVDIPVEPDD
- a CDS encoding succinylglutamate desuccinylase/aspartoacylase domain-containing protein; its protein translation is MIPVVRYFGLHRIVMRVFGEDITPAAAVLGPGDDADVAIVGGIHGDEPSGVRAVREVLESSTNLQRPIQLVVANPPAVASHRRYLDADMNRVFPGDPASEDRERRLAAALLKTISDCGVVLSLHSTHSYDDPIALVSRSHPEVQALAARLPVSHVVDQTPCFEGAFATSAPVLTIEAGRTRTEEATENARQIVEAFLQLVDALPGEPVEVDSTYYTMTEAVLTQPDANYDLLVDNFEVVEPGTTVVRSEGDEYVADTSFVPILMSETGYDDILGYKGAVAGETLSSARNAWGVSPTPRN
- a CDS encoding amphi-Trp domain-containing protein codes for the protein MGELETEAEKTRSEIASYLRELAEQLDGDDAVTLKLGGQQVQLDPTNPVTFKLEGESDWSEGDTEAKQSIEFELVWWREAQTAEEGALDITTEGQ
- a CDS encoding universal stress protein produces the protein MSEGVALANATGARLHLLHAVETGSLGPDARSLVKDEELTTRADEIIADAIETAEAATIDSIESEIEFGVPSKEIRSYIDVAILGTHGTTDFSRYMMGGGSAKIVRTSPVPVM
- a CDS encoding CNNM domain-containing protein; amino-acid sequence: MTPLELSLRLVAGLALILTNGFFVAIEFALTRARQFSEQEFIDGTPALERAWEMTNNLEIYLTTCQVGITASSIAVGIVAEPALAALFEPYFATTPLASIGAGAIIAFGIINLVHLTHGEQTPTYLGVERSRLVCRYGATPLYWFNWLISPLITLGDWVAKATLKLFGIEMTGAWLETEEEVLESRAQLRNRLNSLLEEGELPEERRDEVLGALDIDELSISEIMVPADDIIALSTTRSVDENFDRIRNTPHTRFPLVGEELTDFHGIVYAPSIIDHYEDLVDGTISFTEIAAPPMTLAAETNVSDAFDQFQAEDQELALVLEDGDVVGLLTATDTLEAVMGELEDPLDQRAST